The genomic window CGGCGGCGGGCCGCGCACGATCGCCCGCGGTGCCAGCGCCCAGTACGCGACCGGGGACGCCGCCCGGATCACCGGGGCCCGGCTGGTCCGGCCCAGCGCCGTCACCCACGGCACCGACGTCGATCAGCGGTCGGTGGAACTGGGCGTGCGGCGGGCCCCCGGTGGGGTGACCGTCTCCGTACCCGCGAAGTCCGGTCTGGTCCCCTCCGGCTGGTACATGCTCTTCCTGATCGACGACAAGGGGGTGCCCTCCCGGGCGCGCTGGGTCAGAGTCAGTTAGTGGCCAGCCCGAGCGCGTACTCGGGCCACCACTGACCCGCGGGCGGCGCGTCCGGCAGGCATGGCCCGTCGGACTCGCCCGGCCGCTTGATCCAGAGGAACGCGTCGACCCGCGGCGTCCCGGTCTGGGTGGTCGGCGACGGGCCCAGTGCCCGGCCGGGCGGATTGCACCAGTGGCCTTCGGCGTCCTGTGCGTCGACTGGGGCCGGGCCGTTGCCGTTGCGGCTGGTGTCGATCACGAAGGGCAGTCCGCCGAGACGGTCGGAGACCGCCGTACCGTAGATGATGTTGTCGTCGGTGGTCTCGAAGTTGGCCACGTTGAGACTGAACCCGTCGGCCTGCCGCACCCCGGCGCGTTCCAGCGCCTCGGCCACCCGGCCCACGTCCTTGATCCAGCCCGGGTTCCCGGCGTCCAGGTAGACCTTGGCCAGCGGCTCCTGTTTGAACGCCGCGACGGCTTCGCTCAGCAGCTGGTAGCGCTCGTCGGCGACCGGGCCGGAGACGCAGCCGTCGATCAGGTGCGGGATCGCGTCGGGTTCCAGGATCACCACTGCCGAACTGCCGCGGACGGCGGCGGCCAGCTCGGTGATCCAGGTCCGGTAGGCGGCCGCGTCCGGTGCGCCGCCGCCGGAGTGCCCGCCGCAGTCACGTTGCGGCACCCAGTACGGCACCAGCACCGCGGTCCGCCCGTCCGCGGTGGCCGCCGCGACCAACTGCCGGGCCTTGTCCTGGAAACCGGGGTCGGCGTTGGCGAACCAGACGGCCGTCGGCGACTCGGCGATGCGGCGCAACGCGGTCGCGTCGGAGAACCTGCCCTCGGTCTCCCAGGTGGCCACCTGCTGGACGGCCGGAGCGTCGGGTTCGACGAAGAAGCGGGCGGCCGCCGGGGACGGTGACGGCGACACCACGACGGGCGGAGGGGGTGTCTCGTCCGGCGAGCAGCCGCCGAGAGCGATCATCATGGCCAGACAACAGAGCGCGGGTAGCCTTCTCATCCGGACGAAGGCTACCGGTCCGGACATACTTGATCTTTTATCAGCACACCACTCTTACGGGTGACGCCGTAGGACATCCAGGACGAACCACTCGTCTTCGTGGTGCACGACCGGCTCCAGGCCCGGGGTGGCGGCCAGCGCGGCGTGCGCGTTGAAGCCGTCGTAGGTGCCGCCGTTCTCCCGATCGCGGAAGTGCACCGCGACCAGGTCGCCACCGGGCTCCAGGCGCTGCACCAGCCCGGTCAGCGTGGCCGCCAGGTCGTCGGCGGACAGGTAGTAGAGCAGGTCACCGATCACGATCAGGTCGAAGTCACCGCCGGGCAGGCCGGCCGGAAGCTCGGCCCGCTCGACCGTCACGTTCGGTAGATCAGCGGTGTTCTCCCGGGCGAGCTGGACCGCCTCCTCGACACTGTCGGTAGCCAGCACCTCGTCGCAGCGCTCGGCCAGCATCCGGCTCAGGGTCCCGACCGAGGCACCAGGCTCGTAACAGCGGCGGTAGTGCTCGCGCGGCAGGCTGGCCACGGTGACCGCGAACTTGCGCCGGTCGTGCCACTTGACGGCGATGTCCCACGGGTCGTCCTTCGCCAGGTAGAGCCCGGTGAAGTGGTCCAGGGAGACGCTGGTCTCCGGCGGTGCGGCGTCGCCTGCTGCTCGTGTCACACCGGCGATTGTGCCCTCGGTTCACGCGGCGCTGACGGTCAGGGTGCCGACCCCCTCGTCGGCGATCACGTCCAGGCCGCCGCTGCCGTCGGTGGCGGTCAGCACCCGGCCCCGGTCGACACCCTGGGTGCGGTCGCCGTAGAGGACCACGGTGCCGGCACCGTTACGGAGGGTGGCGCGGACCGGGATCTGGTCGGCGGTCCGGATCCGCCAGTCGTTGACCCCGCCGGACATCTGGACCGGTACGACGGCGTCCTGCTCGGGCAGCGCGATGTCGATGGCCGCGGCGCCGCCGAGCAGGTCGATCCGGTCGACCCGGCCGCCGGTGAGGTCGAAGGTGCCGGTGCGCACCCCGCCGCGCATCCGCACCGACCAGGCGACCTCCGGGCTGAGCAGGACGTCCACCCGGGACGAGCCCTCCTCGCTGATCTTGTCGGCGAAGACGCGCACGATGCCGTCGCCGAACTCGACCCGCGGCCGGATCGCGCTGCCGTCCGGCGAGGTGGCGGTGAACCAGGAGCCGCTGCCGGTGCCGGTGATCAGCACGTTGAGGTCGGTGACGCCGTCGGCCAGTTCGAAGGTGGCGGCGGCCGGAGCCTCCGGAGCGGGCGGGGTGGTCTCGATGCTGACCGGCGGGTTCTCCGGTTCCACCAGGACCGGCGCGGACGGGTTCGCCACCACCGACGGCACCTCCGGTGCCGACCCCTTCGCCAGCCAGGCGGCCGTTCCGGCGGCCAGGAGCCCGGCGAGGACCGCGGCCATGGTCCGGCCGAGCGGGCGGCGGGGCTTGGTGGCCGGACGGCCGACCATGTGCAGCTCGATGGTCGGGCGGCCGGTGTTGATCTGAACGGTGGGCCGGTTGTCGACCTTGGGCTGCCAGGCCGGTTCGGTCCGGGTGGCTTCCGCGCCCTCCAGCTCGTAGTGGTCGGGCTGCGGACCCACCCGGTGGGGCGCGTCCGGCCAGAATTCCGAAATATCAGGCATATCGGCTTTATCGGTTGCGTCGGTACCGGTGACGCTGACATCTGGCGCGGCAGGACTATCCACGTTGCTCTCCTCCGGGCACGGCAGGGCTCCCGGGCGTGGTACGGACCGGAGCGCCCGAAGGTTCATTTGGT from Actinoplanes derwentensis includes these protein-coding regions:
- a CDS encoding glycoside hydrolase family 6 protein — its product is MRRLPALCCLAMMIALGGCSPDETPPPPVVVSPSPSPAAARFFVEPDAPAVQQVATWETEGRFSDATALRRIAESPTAVWFANADPGFQDKARQLVAAATADGRTAVLVPYWVPQRDCGGHSGGGAPDAAAYRTWITELAAAVRGSSAVVILEPDAIPHLIDGCVSGPVADERYQLLSEAVAAFKQEPLAKVYLDAGNPGWIKDVGRVAEALERAGVRQADGFSLNVANFETTDDNIIYGTAVSDRLGGLPFVIDTSRNGNGPAPVDAQDAEGHWCNPPGRALGPSPTTQTGTPRVDAFLWIKRPGESDGPCLPDAPPAGQWWPEYALGLATN
- a CDS encoding class I SAM-dependent methyltransferase — its product is MTRAAGDAAPPETSVSLDHFTGLYLAKDDPWDIAVKWHDRRKFAVTVASLPREHYRRCYEPGASVGTLSRMLAERCDEVLATDSVEEAVQLARENTADLPNVTVERAELPAGLPGGDFDLIVIGDLLYYLSADDLAATLTGLVQRLEPGGDLVAVHFRDRENGGTYDGFNAHAALAATPGLEPVVHHEDEWFVLDVLRRHP